In Pseudofrankia saprophytica, one genomic interval encodes:
- a CDS encoding urease accessory UreF family protein yields the protein MSGERRPAARAALLVLADGRLPAGGHAHSGGVEAAVVDGGVTGLDDLAAFLLGRLGTTGLVAASFAAAACWTCRIDTAAPAAEAPAAEILAAEVGELAGAPDTPAAGQERAARLAALDAELDARTPSPAQRDASRAQGRTLLRAGRAAWDLSRIFPPNAGGSATGARQAPAPHHPIALGVVAAAAGLEPADAALAAAYGAVGGPASAATRLLGLDPLAVTGLQAKLADAMEATAAEATAAAEAAMAMGRPDLLPAPSAVRLDLLAERHRAAPVRMFTS from the coding sequence CCGGCGGAGTCGAGGCGGCCGTCGTGGACGGCGGTGTGACCGGCCTGGACGACCTGGCCGCGTTCCTGCTGGGCCGGCTCGGCACCACCGGCCTGGTGGCCGCGTCGTTCGCCGCCGCGGCCTGCTGGACCTGCCGGATCGACACCGCGGCCCCCGCCGCGGAGGCCCCGGCCGCGGAGATCCTGGCCGCGGAGGTCGGCGAACTGGCGGGAGCCCCGGACACCCCGGCGGCCGGACAGGAGCGCGCGGCCCGGCTCGCCGCGCTGGACGCCGAGCTCGACGCCCGTACCCCGTCGCCGGCCCAGCGGGACGCGAGCCGGGCCCAGGGGCGGACGCTGCTGCGCGCGGGCAGAGCCGCCTGGGACCTGTCGCGGATCTTCCCGCCCAACGCTGGGGGTTCGGCCACGGGAGCCAGGCAGGCACCCGCCCCCCACCATCCGATCGCGCTGGGCGTGGTCGCCGCCGCGGCCGGGCTCGAGCCGGCGGACGCGGCGCTCGCCGCCGCTTACGGCGCGGTCGGCGGTCCCGCCTCGGCCGCCACCCGGCTGCTCGGCCTCGATCCGCTCGCCGTCACCGGCCTGCAGGCCAAGCTCGCAGACGCCATGGAGGCCACCGCCGCCGAGGCCACCGCCGCCGCCGAGGCCGCGATGGCCATGGGCCGGCCTGACCTGCTTCCCGCCCCGTCGGCCGTCCGCCTCGACCTGCTCGCCGAGCGCCACCGCGCGGCACCGGTCCGGATGTTCACGTCGTGA
- a CDS encoding response regulator transcription factor, with product MTNRVLIAEDEHRIASFISKGLRSNGFVPTCVSDGQSALEVALSGEVDLLVLDIGLPDLDGFTVLRRLRSAGSRLPVVVLTARDGVRDTVAALEGGADDYMSKPFRFEELLARVRLRLRPERSAAEQTVLRSGGLALDLRTRRAHVGDRAVDLTAREFVLAETFLRHPGQVLAREQLLSAVWGYDYDPGSNIVDVYVGYLRRKLGATRITTVRGMGYRLEAGTAPGVDTARVTT from the coding sequence GCCTCTTTCATTTCGAAGGGCCTGCGTTCCAACGGTTTCGTCCCGACATGCGTGAGCGATGGCCAGTCAGCGCTGGAGGTGGCCCTCTCCGGTGAGGTTGACCTGCTCGTCCTCGACATCGGCCTGCCAGACCTGGATGGATTCACGGTGCTGCGCCGGCTGCGCTCCGCCGGTTCGCGGCTCCCGGTGGTCGTGCTCACCGCCCGCGATGGTGTGCGGGACACGGTCGCCGCCCTCGAGGGCGGGGCCGACGACTACATGAGCAAGCCGTTCCGGTTCGAGGAGCTGCTCGCCCGCGTCCGGCTGCGGCTGCGACCCGAGCGGTCCGCGGCCGAGCAGACCGTGCTGCGCAGCGGCGGCCTCGCCCTGGACCTGCGCACCCGCAGGGCGCACGTCGGCGACCGGGCCGTCGACCTGACCGCGCGCGAGTTCGTCCTGGCCGAGACGTTCCTGCGCCACCCCGGCCAGGTGCTCGCCCGCGAGCAGCTGCTCTCCGCCGTCTGGGGCTACGACTACGACCCCGGCAGCAACATCGTCGACGTCTACGTCGGCTACCTGCGACGCAAGCTGGGCGCCACCCGCATCACGACGGTCCGAGGCATGGGCTACCGCCTGGAAGCCGGGACCGCGCCTGGCGTCGACACGGCCAGGGTCACGACGTGA